A section of the Bacteroidia bacterium genome encodes:
- a CDS encoding RluA family pseudouridine synthase: MKQVGLSVIFEDNHLLAVYKPTGVLSQGDTTGDESMVTLAENYLRNSCQKQGNVYVALLHRLDRPTSGIMLLAKTSKAAARMSEQFRLGEIKKRYFAITTQIPRPESQELIHHLKKIPGKNITVAYNSPQKNTQEARMAYRVIQTLNGLALLDVQLFTGRQHQIRAQLARIACPIQGDGKYGKNTAFLPDLSISLSAYLLEFKHPITKQKVCLTAIPESVSFQPFKQSMESWVEQFQDK; encoded by the coding sequence GTGAAACAAGTGGGTTTATCGGTGATTTTTGAGGATAATCATTTACTGGCAGTTTATAAACCTACGGGAGTTTTGTCCCAAGGAGATACTACGGGGGATGAGAGCATGGTTACTTTGGCAGAAAATTATCTTAGAAATAGTTGCCAAAAACAAGGGAATGTATATGTAGCGTTATTGCACCGTTTGGATAGGCCAACATCGGGGATTATGCTTTTAGCTAAAACCAGCAAGGCTGCTGCACGTATGTCAGAGCAGTTTCGGCTTGGAGAAATCAAGAAGCGGTATTTTGCTATCACTACCCAGATCCCTCGCCCGGAATCCCAAGAGTTGATTCATCATCTCAAAAAAATACCAGGTAAAAATATTACAGTAGCTTACAATAGTCCCCAGAAAAATACCCAAGAAGCACGAATGGCCTATCGAGTAATTCAAACTTTGAATGGCTTAGCTTTGTTAGATGTGCAGTTATTTACCGGAAGACAGCACCAAATTCGGGCGCAGTTAGCTCGAATAGCCTGCCCCATACAAGGAGACGGAAAATATGGAAAAAATACTGCTTTTTTACCAGATTTGTCCATTTCTTTATCTGCCTATTTGTTAGAGTTTAAGCATCCGATAACTAAACAGAAAGTTTGTTTAACCGCTATACCCGAATCGGTATCTTTTCAGCCGTTCAAACAATCAATGGAGAGTTGGGTTGAACAATTTCAGGATAAATAA